In a single window of the Cuculus canorus isolate bCucCan1 chromosome 25, bCucCan1.pri, whole genome shotgun sequence genome:
- the GJD3 gene encoding gap junction delta-3 protein → MAPLGLLCLFKRTPGVAVGPSSHPSRTRDWTVPDSPGQPARAALARVDHSLHSTAMGEWGFLSSLLDAVQEHSPMVGRFWLVVMLLFRILVLATVGSDVFEDEQEEFVCNTQQPGCKPVCYDAAFPISHYRFLVFHVVILSAPAALFVIFAVHQAAKPGRGAAAGQRARRLQPFYVGSVVARIVAELGFLLGQALLYGFRVQPLFVCRRRPCPHRVDCFVSRPTEKTVFIHFYFVVGLVSALLSLAELAHLLRKGPPPRGGCCRRPQERAPAPGQPAGTAEEPCHPGASLSRGDLTV, encoded by the exons ATG gCGCCCCTGGGGCTGCTCTGTCTCTTTAAAAGGACTCCAGGCGTGGCTGTGGGACCGTCATCCCATCCCAGCCGGACAAGGGACTGGACAGTCCCGGACAGCCCCGGACAGCCGGCACGAGCCGCGCTGGCACGCGTGGACCACAGCCTCCACAG CACGGCCATGGGCGAGTGGGGCTTCCTGAGTTCGCTGCTGGACGCTGTGCAGGAGCACTCGCCCATGGTGGGGCGGTTCTGGCTGGTGGTGATGCTCCTTTTCCGCATCCTGGTCCTGGCCACGGTGGGCAGCGACGTCTTCGAAGACGAGCAAGAAGAATTCGTCTGCAACACGCAGCAGCCGGGCTGCAAACCCGTGTGCTACGACGCTGCTTTCCCCATCTCCCACTACCGTTTCCTCGTCTTCCACGTCGTCATCCTCTCAGCCCCGGCCGCGCTCTTCGTCATCTTCGCCGTGCACCAAGCGGCCAAGCCGGGGCGTGGAGCGGCCGCCGGCCAACGCGCTCGCCGCCTCCAACCCTTCTACGTGGGCAGCGTGGTGGCGCGCATCGTGGCCGAGTTGGGTTTCTTGTTGGGGCAAGCGCTGCTCTACGGTTTCAGGGTACAGCCGCTCTTCGTGTGCCGCCGGCGGCCGTGCCCGCACCGCGTCGACTGCTTCGTCTCCCGCCCTACGGAGAAAACCGTCTTCATCCATTTCTACTTTGTGGTGGGGTTGGTGTCGGCGCTGCTCAGCCTGGCCGAGCTCGCCCATCTCCTGCGCAAAGGTCCTCCGCCGCGGGGCGGCTGTTGCCGTCGGCCGCAGGAGCGGGCACCGGCGCCCGGGCAGCCGGCGGGCACTGCGGAGGAGCCGTGCCACCCCGGGGCCTCCCTAAGCCGGGGAGACCTGACGGTGTAA
- the TOP2A gene encoding DNA topoisomerase 2-alpha, which translates to MMLHESPPALRAVDENQRAPKGDGIRKQLSVEHIYQKKTQLEHILLRPDTYIGSVELVTQQMWVFDEDVGLNCRDVTFVPGLYKIFDEILVNAADNKQRDKSMSCIKVTIDVENNTISVWNNGKGIPVVEHKVEKVYVPALIFGQLLTSSNYDDNEKKVTGGRNGYGAKLCNIFSKKFTVETACREYKKLFKQTWTDNMGKAGEMILKQFDGEDYTCVTFQPDLSKFKMKTLDKDIVALMSRRAYDIAGSTKDVKVFLNGQRLPVKGFRSYVDLYVKDKVDETGNALKVIHEEVNSRWEVCLTLSERGFQQVSFVNSIATTKGGRHVDYVADQLVTKIIDVVKKKNKNGVGVKPFQVKNHMWIFVNALIENPTFDSQTKENMTLQAKNFGSTCKLSEKFIKGAVGCGIVESILNWVKFKAQSQLNKKCSAVKHTKIKGVPKLDDANDAGSKNSLDCTLILTEGDSAKTLAVSGLGVVGRDKYGVFPLRGKMLNVREASHKQIMENAEINNIIKIVGLQYKKNYEDQESLKTLRYGKIMIMTDQDQDGSHIKGLLINFIHHNWPSLLRHNFLEEFITPIIKVSKNKEEIAFYSIPEFEEWKSSTQNYNSWKIKYYKGLGTSTSKEAKEYFADMAKHRIGFKYSGPEDDAAITLAFSKKKVEERKEWLTNFMEDRRQRKLHGLPEEYLYGKNTNYLTYNDFINKELVLFSNSDNERSIPSLVDGLKPGQRKVLFTCFKRNDKREVKVAQLAGSVAEMSSYHHGEASLMMTIINLAQNFVGSNNLNLLQPIGQFGTRLHGGKDSASPRYIFTMLSPLARLVFPPMDDNILRFLYDDNQRVEPEWYMPIIPMVLINGAEGIGTGWSCKIPNFDIREVVNNIRRLMDGEEPLPMLPSYKNFKGTIDELGPNQYVISGEVSILNSTTIEITELPVRTWTQTYKEQVLEPMLNGTEKTPPLIVDYKEYHTDTTVKFIVKMTEEKLAEAEAVGLHKVFKLQTNLTCNSMVLFDHVGFLKKYDSPQDILKEFFELRLRYYNLRKEWLIGMLGAESAKLSNQARFILEKIDGKIVIENKPKKELIKVLIQRGYESDPVKAWKESQNKEEEEEEEEGEDSEKESAAATGPDFNYLLNMPLWYLTKEKKDELCKQRDNKEKELENLKRKSPSDLWKEDLAAFVEELDAVEAKQAQDEMAGVVGKPLKMKGGKMKVKKAQLPEVMPSPHGIRVVPRITAEMKAEAEKRTKKKIKTERNEFDENQEENTPGDKEPSGLKQRLVQKLNTERGAKRQATLPFKPLKKMKKRNPWSDSGSDSESDFEAPPQRERLVRQAAAKVKTIISSDSEEAYLSGSDEGSEFLGDSEGNNESDTSTKQKPAPKPKAAPKETTEKAAKASKQKPAQSAIPVQVHDVTDEDVNQAPAAPSVPVPRSNTVAKKPAAAKKTSATKDNQPSIMDILAKKKAPPKASKTATKEASLDPEAGAAGSKKPAQTKGRKVTKRQPSSLDSDSDFGSKPSKSVAAKKSKPLDDDSFTVDSTARADSPVAAEPRARPGRTKKPVQYLESSDEDDMF; encoded by the exons agaGAATAACACAATCAGTGTGTGGAACAACGGGAAAGGTATTCCAGTAGTTGAACACAAAGTGGAGAAGGTCTACGTGCCTGCTCTTATCTTTGGACAGCTGCTAACATCCAGCAACTACGATGacaatgaaaagaaagtcaCAG GTGGGCGAAATGGTTATGGAGCCAAACTGTGCAACATATTTAGCAAAAAATTTACTGTGGAAACTGCATGTCGTGAATACAAAAAGTTGTTCAAGCAG ACCTGGACAGACAACATGGGAAAGGCTGGTGAAATGATACTGAAACAATTTGATGGAGAAGATTACACGTGCGTTACTTTCCAACCTGATCTGtcaaaattcaaaatgaaaactcttGATAAAGACATTGTAGCACTGATGTCTCGAAGAGCGTATGATATTGCTGGATCCACAAAGGATGTCAAAGTTTTCCTAAATGGACAGAGGCTGCCT GTAAAAGGATTCCGTAGTTACGTGGACCTCTATGTCAAGGACAAAGTAGATGAAACTGGTAATGCACTTAAGGTTATCCACGAGGAAGTAAATTCTCGGTGGGAAGTGTGTTTGACTTTAAGTGAAAGAGGCTTCCAGCAAGTTAGCTTTGTCAACAGCATTGCCACTACAAAG GGTGGCAGGCACGTTGATTACGTAGCTGACCAGCTTGTGACTAAAATCATTGATGTtgtgaaaaagaagaacaaaaatggaGTTGGAGTGAAGCCTTTTCAG GTGAAGAACCATATGTGGATTTTTGTCAATGCCCTGATTGAAAATCCAACCTTTGATTCTCAGACTAAGGAGAACATGACTCTGCAGGCAAAGAACTTTGGCTCAACCTGTAAACTGAGTGAAAAATTTATTAAGGGT GCAGTTGGCTGTGGCATTGTTGAAAGTATCCTAAACTGGGTAAAATTTAAAGCTCAGAGCCAGCTGAATAAGAAATGTTCGGCCGTGAAACACACTAAGATTAAGGGTGTTCCTAAGCTGGACGATGCCAATGATGCTG gcAGCAAGAATTCTTTAGATTGTACACTTATCCTGACTGAGGGAGACTCAGCCAAAACACTGGCTGTTTCTGGTCTGGGAGTAGTTGGTAGAGACAAGTATGGAGTATTTCCCCTTCGTGGGAAAATGCTCAACGTCAGAGAAGCTTCTCACAAGCAG ATTATGGAAAACGCTGAAATCAACAACATCATCAAGATTGTGGGTTTACAATATAAAAAGAACTATGAAGATCAAGAATCTTTAAAGACTCTTCGCTATGGAAAGATTATGATCATGACAGATCAG GATCAAGATGGATCACATATCAAAGGTTTGCTAATTAACTTCATCCATCACAACTGGCCTTCTCTTCTAAGACATAACTTTTTGGAGGAATTTATCACTCCTATCATAAAG GTCtctaaaaacaaagaagaaatcgCATTCTACAGCATTCCTGAATTTGAGGAATGGAAAAGCAGTACGCAGAACTACAATTCgtggaaaataaagtattataAAG GTCTGGGTACCAGCACATCAAAAGAGGCTAAAGAGTACTTTGCAGATATGGCTAAACATCGTATTGGCTTCAAATATTCTGGTCCTGAAGATGATGCTGCGATCACCCTG GCCTTTAGCAAGAAGAAGGTAGAAGAGCGAAAGGAGTGGCTGACTAATTTCATGGAGGATAGAAGACAACGGAAGCTGCATGGTCTGCCAGAG GAATACCTATATGGGAAAAATACTAATTATCTGACGTACAACGACTTCATCAACAAGGAGTTAGTCCTGTTCTCAAACTCGGATAATGAAAGATCAATTCCGTCACTGGTTGATG GTTTGAAGCCAGGTCAAAGAAAAGTTCTTTTCACGTGTTTCAAACGAAATGATAAGCGGGAGGTGAAGGTTGCGCAGCTGGCTGGTTCTGTAGCTGAGATGTCCTCATACCATCATGGTGAA GCATCGCTGATGATGACCATTATTAACTTAGCTCAGAACTTCGTGGGCAGTAACAACCTCAACTTGCTGCAGCCTATTGGTCAGTTTGGCACAAGGCTGCATGGTGGGAAAGACTCTGCCAGCCCTCGATACATCTTTACAATGCTCAG CCCACTGGCGCGGTTGGTGTTCCCACCAATGGATGACAACATCCTGAGGTTCCTTTATGACGACAATCAGCGTGTGGAGCCGGAATGGTATATGCCTATCATTCCGATGGTGCTGATAAACGGGGCAGAAGGGATTGGTACTGGCTGGTCCTGTAAGATCCCCAACTTTGATatcagggaagttgtgaataATATCCGTCGTCTGATGGATGGAGAAGAGCCACTGCCAATG CTTCCTAGCTACAAGAATTTCAAAGGCACAATAGATGAGCTGGGACCTAATCAGTACGTGATAAGTGGTGAAGTGTCTATCCTCAATTCTACAACCATAGAGATCACTGAGCTGCCTGTCAGAACATGGACCCAG acttaCAAAGAACAAGTTCTAGAACCCATGTTAAATGGGACTGAGAAGACACCCCCACTAATCGTAGACTATAAAGAATATCACACAGACACGACAGTGAAGTTTATAGTGAAGATGACTGAGGAAAAACTAGCTGAAGCAGAAGCAGTGGGGCTACACAAGGTCTTCAAACTCCAAACAAATCTAACATGCAACTCCATG GTTCTTTTCGACCACGTCGGCTTTCTCAAGAAGTACGACTCTCCCCAGGATATTCTTAAAGAGTTCTTTGAACTCAGGCTCCGATATTACAATTTGAGAAAAGAATGGCTGATTGGAATGCTAGGTGCCGAGTCTGCAAAACTGAGCAACCAGGCTCGTTTCATCCTGGAGAAAATAGATGGCAAAATTGTGATCG aaaacaaacccaagaagGAGCTGATTAAAGTTCTTATCCAGAGAGGCTACGAATCCGATCCAGTGAAGGCTTGGAAGGAATCGCAAAACAAG gaagaagaagaagaggaggaggagggagaggacaGTGAGAAAGAATCAGCTGCAGCTACTGGACCAGACTTCAACTACCTGCTGAACATGCCCCTTTGGTATCTGACTaaggagaagaaagatgagCTCTGCAAGCAGAGGGATAACAAA gaaaaggagctggaaaaccTTAAGCGCAAGAGTCCCTCCGATCTGTGGAAGGAAGACCTTGCTGCCTTTGTTGAGGAACTCGAT GCAGTGGAAGCCAAGCAAGCTCAGGATGAGATGGCAGGGGTTGTTGGTAAACCTTTAAAGatgaaaggagggaaaatgaagGTGAAGAAGGCGCAACTGCCAGAAGTAATGCCATCACCTCATGGCATAAGGGTTGTTCCTCGGATAACTGCAGAGAtgaaggcagaggcagagaagagaactaaaaagaagataaag actgaaagaaatgaatttgatgagaatcaagaagaaaacacaccAGGAGACAAAGAGCCTTCAGGCCTTAAGCAGAGATTAGTGCAGAAGCTTAATACTGAGCGAG GTGCAAAGAGACAGGCCACTCTACCATTTAAGCcactaaagaaaatgaagaagcgAAACCCTTGGTCTGACTCAGGATCTGATTCCGAGTCTGATTTTGAAGCACCACCTCAAAGAGAGAGACTGGTTCGCCAAGCAGCAG CCAAAGTCAAGACCATAATCAGTTCGGACTCAGAAGAAGCATATCTCTCCGGTTCAGATGAGGGGTCTGAATTTCTGGGTGACAGTGAAGGCAACAATGAATCGGATACAAGCACAAAACAGAAACCTGCTCCCAAACCCAAAGCTGCTCCAAA GGAAACCACTGAGAAAGCAGCTAAAGCTTCCAAGCAAAAGCCAGCACAAAGCGCTATCCCTG TTCAAGTCCACGATGTTACTGATGAAGACGTGAATcaagctcctgcagctccttctgTCCCTGTGCCTCGCAGTAATACTGTGGCTAAAAAACCCGCTGCAGCTAAGAAGACCAGTGCCACAAAGG ATAACCAGCCGTCCATCATGGATATTCTAGCCAAGAAAAAGGCTCCACCCAAAGCCAGCAAGACAGCGACGAAGGAGGCATCCCTGGATCCGGAGGCTGGAGCAGCCGGTAGCAAGAAGCCAGCCCAGACCAAGGGGCGCAAAGTTACCAAAAGGCAGCCCAGCTCTTTGGATTCAGATTCGGATTTTGGCTCAAAGCCTTCCAAATCCGTTGCGGCAAAG AAATCCAAGCCATTAGACGACGACAGCTTCACTGTTGATTCAACCGCTCGTGCAGACAGCCCCGTAGCAGCTGAGCCCCGTGCTAGGCCTGGACGTACCAAAAAGCCCGTCCAGTACTTGGAGTCGTCTGATGAGGATGACATGTTTTGA